The Kosakonia sacchari SP1 genome includes a window with the following:
- a CDS encoding transcriptional regulator: MQREDVLSQTLQLLELRGIADTTLEMVAERIDYPIDEFRRFWPDKEALLYDALRYLSQQVDVWRRQLLLDETLSNEQKLLARYGALTECVSNNRYPGCLFIAACTFFPDPAHPIHQLADQQKRDAHDFTHQLLTQLEVDDPAMVAKQMELVLEGCLSRMLVNRSQADVDTAQRLAEDILRFARCRQGGALT; the protein is encoded by the coding sequence GTGCAACGCGAAGACGTTTTGAGTCAAACTTTGCAATTACTTGAATTAAGAGGGATTGCGGACACCACTCTTGAAATGGTTGCCGAGCGCATCGACTATCCCATCGATGAGTTCCGCCGTTTCTGGCCAGACAAAGAGGCGCTGCTGTATGACGCGCTACGTTATCTCAGCCAGCAGGTGGATGTCTGGCGCAGGCAACTGCTGTTAGACGAAACGCTCAGCAATGAGCAAAAACTGCTGGCGCGCTACGGCGCGCTCACTGAGTGCGTGAGCAATAACCGCTATCCGGGTTGCTTGTTTATTGCCGCCTGCACCTTCTTCCCGGACCCGGCGCACCCGATCCACCAGCTTGCGGATCAGCAAAAGCGCGACGCGCATGATTTCACCCATCAGTTGCTGACGCAGTTAGAAGTGGACGACCCGGCGATGGTGGCGAAGCAGATGGAGCTGGTGCTGGAGGGTTGTCTGAGCAGGATGCTGGTTAACCGCAGCCAGGCCGATGTTGATACGGCCCAGCGGCTGGCGGAAGATATTCTGCGTTTTGCCCGCTGCCGCCAGGGCGGCGCGCTGACCTAA
- a CDS encoding LysE family translocator codes for MNLFYSYLPFLLFAFVASITPGPTNILILTSSQRFGIKATLPAVVSACVAASLIVFISGAGAGEVLRSYPLVREVMSWAGALWLSWLSWQLFAAPAADLQGEAQRPFSGRAAAMLQLINPKTWMMALAVVSLFAPHGAYPLREVSLLSLWFLLISLLCLSAWTLLGKAVNRLFRTTTSLLWFQRVMALCLLLSAWAGFLGA; via the coding sequence GTGAACCTGTTTTATAGCTATCTGCCGTTTTTACTCTTCGCTTTTGTGGCGTCGATTACGCCTGGCCCAACCAACATTTTGATCCTGACCAGCAGCCAGCGCTTTGGCATCAAAGCGACGTTGCCTGCGGTGGTGAGCGCCTGCGTGGCGGCCAGCCTGATTGTGTTTATTTCCGGAGCGGGCGCAGGTGAAGTGTTGCGCAGTTATCCGCTGGTGCGTGAGGTAATGAGCTGGGCGGGGGCGTTGTGGTTAAGCTGGCTGAGCTGGCAATTATTTGCCGCGCCCGCGGCCGATTTGCAGGGCGAAGCGCAGCGACCGTTTAGCGGTCGTGCGGCGGCGATGCTGCAACTGATTAACCCGAAAACCTGGATGATGGCGCTGGCGGTGGTAAGCCTGTTTGCCCCGCACGGCGCGTATCCGCTACGCGAGGTGTCGTTGCTGTCGCTGTGGTTTTTGCTGATCTCACTGCTATGCCTGAGCGCGTGGACGTTGCTCGGTAAGGCGGTCAACCGGCTGTTTCGCACCACCACATCGCTGCTCTGGTTTCAGCGAGTGATGGCACTGTGCCTGTTGCTCTCCGCGTGGGCGGGGTTTCTGGGCGCTTAG
- a CDS encoding AraC family transcriptional regulator has product MAKDWLELRQHADTGIETIRAHFEGHAYDPHWHDSYLVGITLSGTQQFHCRRERHRSTPGDAFLLEPGEIHDGDAPVEGGFTYLTFYLDDHWLSDTLRGLYESVPSSYSLHFSHTIAREPQLIRAIAHTFYALHSEEMRIVQQSAMDGLLSQLTHHCQWRKRLPSQLQSTAIAHRARDYLHAHIGDNVGLSDLARETGTDRFTLTRCFKREFHLSPHAWLIQLRLATARSQLAKGETPADVAAALGFADQSHLGRWFQRAYRLSPAHYRRLCTNLPDDDGK; this is encoded by the coding sequence ATGGCGAAAGACTGGCTGGAACTGCGGCAACATGCGGACACGGGAATTGAAACCATCCGCGCCCATTTTGAAGGGCACGCGTACGATCCGCACTGGCACGACAGCTACCTGGTGGGCATTACGCTTTCCGGGACGCAGCAATTTCACTGCCGGCGGGAGCGCCATCGCAGTACGCCGGGCGATGCCTTTTTGCTGGAACCGGGTGAAATCCATGACGGCGACGCACCGGTTGAAGGCGGCTTTACCTATCTGACCTTTTATCTTGATGACCACTGGCTCAGTGACACGTTACGCGGCCTGTATGAATCGGTGCCGTCCAGCTATTCACTGCATTTTTCCCACACTATCGCCAGGGAGCCACAACTGATCCGCGCGATTGCACACACCTTTTACGCCCTGCACAGCGAAGAGATGCGCATCGTCCAGCAAAGCGCCATGGATGGGCTGCTCAGCCAGCTTACGCACCACTGCCAGTGGCGCAAACGGCTGCCGTCGCAATTACAAAGCACAGCCATTGCTCACCGTGCGCGTGATTATCTGCATGCGCACATTGGCGACAACGTTGGCCTTTCGGATCTGGCGCGGGAAACGGGAACCGATCGCTTTACGCTGACACGCTGCTTTAAACGCGAGTTCCACTTAAGCCCGCACGCCTGGCTGATCCAACTTCGGCTGGCCACCGCACGTTCGCAACTGGCGAAAGGGGAGACGCCAGCAGACGTTGCTGCCGCGCTGGGATTTGCCGATCAAAGCCATCTTGGACGCTGGTTCCAGCGTGCGTACCGCCTCTCGCCCGCGCACTACCGCAGGTTGTGCACAAATCTTCCAGACGACGACGGCAAATAA
- a CDS encoding tyrosine-type recombinase/integrase produces the protein MLTDSKIRSAKPLVKTYKLTDALGLYLTVSTSGAKLWYFRYRFGGRESRLAFGPWPQTTLSEAREKRDAARKLLASGISPSLPRKTEKNSVEQNRTFMHIATAWHTSSLILWSVAHADKILSCLKRYVFSDDIAVMDIAQIETRHLAQLIKSVDNQGVHDVAGRIRQYLTKIMRFAVQQGFIKYNPALDLNGIVASVVIRHLPALPLQRLPELLESINNYKGRLLTRLALELNLYVFLRSSELRLARWDEFNLKEHIWTVPPRRKAVKGVRFSERGAKMQDEHLVPLSHQAVVLLKQIKILSGDSVFVFPGARSVDKPMSENTINKALRTIGYDTKKEICGHGFRTMACSALNETELWSEDAIERQMSHQERNGVRAAYIHKAKHLEARIEMMQWWSDYLDACREGYIAPYIYARRIKQQEYSAR, from the coding sequence ATGTTAACTGATTCAAAAATCCGCTCAGCAAAACCTCTCGTTAAAACTTACAAACTCACTGATGCGCTCGGCCTGTATCTGACAGTATCCACCAGCGGCGCAAAATTATGGTATTTCCGTTATCGCTTTGGTGGTAGAGAAAGCCGTCTGGCCTTTGGTCCCTGGCCTCAAACTACATTGTCTGAAGCCCGCGAAAAGCGAGATGCAGCGCGTAAGTTGCTGGCGTCCGGCATTAGCCCTTCCCTGCCACGCAAGACAGAAAAAAATTCCGTTGAACAGAACCGCACCTTTATGCACATCGCCACAGCATGGCATACCAGCAGCCTTATACTCTGGTCTGTGGCGCACGCCGATAAAATTCTTTCCTGTTTGAAGCGCTATGTGTTCTCTGATGACATCGCCGTAATGGATATTGCGCAGATAGAAACCCGGCATCTGGCGCAATTAATTAAGTCCGTCGATAACCAGGGCGTTCATGATGTCGCCGGAAGAATACGCCAGTATCTGACTAAAATAATGCGCTTCGCAGTGCAACAAGGGTTCATTAAATACAACCCGGCTCTCGACCTGAATGGTATTGTGGCTTCGGTAGTAATACGACATCTCCCCGCATTGCCACTACAACGCCTTCCAGAACTGCTGGAGAGCATCAATAACTACAAGGGTCGATTACTGACCCGCCTGGCGCTGGAGCTGAATCTGTATGTCTTCCTGCGCTCCAGTGAGTTACGACTCGCCCGGTGGGATGAATTCAATCTAAAAGAGCATATATGGACGGTTCCACCACGGCGTAAGGCTGTAAAGGGTGTCAGGTTCTCAGAGCGCGGCGCAAAAATGCAGGATGAGCATCTGGTGCCGTTGTCACATCAGGCAGTCGTACTGTTGAAACAAATCAAAATTCTTAGTGGCGACTCAGTGTTTGTTTTCCCGGGTGCGCGGTCTGTGGACAAACCGATGAGTGAAAACACCATCAACAAGGCACTGCGTACCATTGGCTACGACACTAAAAAAGAAATCTGCGGTCACGGCTTCAGAACAATGGCCTGTAGTGCGCTGAATGAAACCGAACTGTGGTCTGAAGATGCTATAGAGCGTCAGATGAGCCACCAGGAACGCAACGGCGTAAGGGCAGCGTATATCCACAAGGCGAAACATCTGGAAGCCCGAATTGAGATGATGCAGTGGTGGTCAGATTATCTGGATGCCTGCCGGGAGGGGTATATTGCACCGTATATTTATGCGCGCCGCATAAAACAGCAAGAATACTCCGCTCGGTAA
- a CDS encoding helix-turn-helix domain-containing protein, with amino-acid sequence MIGKRLRLARVNAGLKQAELGCLAGLDEETASSRVSQYEREVSGPDFGLVCRFAKVLDVPEAYFYAVDDDLATLILQYHRFKKNHPHSTLVITPQQH; translated from the coding sequence ATGATTGGTAAACGATTAAGATTAGCCAGAGTGAACGCAGGATTGAAGCAGGCAGAGCTGGGTTGCCTTGCTGGACTGGATGAGGAGACGGCGAGTTCTCGTGTCAGCCAGTATGAAAGAGAGGTGAGCGGGCCGGACTTTGGGCTGGTCTGCCGGTTCGCTAAAGTGTTGGATGTACCTGAAGCCTATTTCTATGCAGTGGATGATGATCTCGCAACGTTAATTTTGCAGTATCACCGTTTCAAGAAAAACCATCCTCACTCAACGTTAGTGATCACTCCCCAGCAGCACTAA
- a CDS encoding helix-turn-helix domain-containing protein — translation MNGDNQPVSISSVGNAVIGKRLRLARVDKGLKQIELGCLAGLDEETASSRVSQYEREVSAPDFALVRRFAAVLDVPEAYFYAVDDDLATLILQYHRFKKANPNSTLLITPQ, via the coding sequence ATGAACGGTGATAATCAGCCTGTGTCGATTAGTAGTGTGGGTAACGCCGTGATTGGTAAGCGATTGAGACTGGCCCGAGTAGACAAGGGGTTAAAGCAAATTGAGCTTGGCTGCCTTGCAGGTTTAGACGAAGAAACCGCGAGCTCACGTGTGAGCCAATACGAGAGGGAAGTCAGTGCGCCCGATTTTGCGCTGGTCCGCCGTTTCGCTGCGGTCCTGGATGTGCCAGAAGCCTACTTCTACGCTGTGGATGACGATCTGGCGACCTTAATCTTGCAGTATCACCGCTTCAAAAAAGCGAATCCTAACTCCACTCTGCTTATCACGCCGCAGTGA
- a CDS encoding helix-turn-helix domain-containing protein yields MSNEQNVQRENWHHADIIAALRKRNTSMAAVSRAAGLSSSTLANALTRPWPRGERLIAEAIGVPASEIWPSRYFDSQGQEIPRMTRHKNTEVENTPLQSSNSDNQVNTNPDA; encoded by the coding sequence ATGAGTAATGAACAGAACGTTCAGCGAGAGAACTGGCACCATGCCGACATCATTGCAGCCCTTCGTAAACGCAATACCTCGATGGCAGCCGTATCACGGGCGGCAGGCCTTTCATCATCAACCCTTGCAAATGCGCTGACCAGACCATGGCCCAGAGGTGAACGCCTTATCGCAGAAGCTATAGGAGTGCCAGCCAGCGAGATCTGGCCGAGTCGCTATTTCGATTCGCAAGGTCAGGAAATTCCGCGTATGACCCGCCATAAAAACACAGAGGTTGAAAACACACCTCTACAAAGTTCAAATTCTGACAATCAGGTAAACACAAACCCTGACGCCTAA
- a CDS encoding AlpA family transcriptional regulator encodes MATHQLLRLKSVEEKTGLKRSQIYLYMKEGTFPNSIKIGPASVAWLESEIDEWINLKLADRLTR; translated from the coding sequence ATGGCAACTCATCAATTATTACGTTTGAAAAGTGTTGAAGAAAAAACGGGTCTGAAACGTTCACAAATCTATCTGTATATGAAAGAAGGTACCTTTCCCAACTCAATCAAAATTGGTCCTGCAAGCGTGGCGTGGCTGGAGTCTGAAATTGACGAATGGATCAATCTCAAATTAGCCGACCGCTTAACGCGTTGA
- a CDS encoding DUF2857 domain-containing protein, producing MISSLNYAVLTGALHALKEGNFHDCETLGFTFDELNTLNQLSLDELFIISRASAQFMAVTIRHDVLQQILEMSRQEIQRQQQMDRAIKLGGSIALLNHFFGLTSNEVCTRRRLLGITIPHGRTPIPDEETDTEIWQRWKKNRPQNIESPDALEAMMQIAESFAPQENKPSLTAIWNRITLWEKKTPDRRTLHAR from the coding sequence ATGATCTCCTCACTAAATTACGCCGTTTTAACCGGGGCGTTGCACGCACTGAAGGAAGGTAATTTTCACGACTGCGAAACATTAGGCTTCACCTTTGATGAACTGAATACCCTTAACCAGCTCTCTCTCGATGAACTGTTTATCATCAGCCGCGCATCAGCGCAATTTATGGCAGTGACCATCCGCCACGATGTTTTACAACAGATCCTGGAGATGTCCCGACAGGAAATACAACGTCAGCAGCAAATGGACAGGGCTATTAAACTGGGAGGCTCAATTGCGCTCTTAAACCATTTTTTTGGCCTCACCTCTAATGAAGTTTGCACTCGCCGCCGGTTACTGGGAATAACAATCCCCCATGGGCGAACACCTATCCCGGATGAAGAAACAGATACAGAAATCTGGCAACGATGGAAAAAGAATCGTCCCCAAAATATCGAATCACCAGATGCGCTGGAAGCAATGATGCAAATAGCCGAATCCTTTGCACCCCAGGAGAACAAACCTTCGCTTACCGCCATCTGGAACCGCATCACGCTTTGGGAAAAGAAAACACCAGACAGGAGGACATTGCATGCAAGATGA
- a CDS encoding TraR/DksA family transcriptional regulator: MQDEIDRDQEFNEQRLEEMIEQSRFKPGATPSLHYCRLCGNPIPEKRRETLPGVTTCTECQAFIERKKR; this comes from the coding sequence ATGCAAGATGAGATCGACCGGGATCAGGAATTTAACGAACAACGCCTGGAGGAGATGATTGAACAAAGCCGTTTCAAACCCGGCGCAACACCCTCATTACACTACTGCCGCCTCTGTGGTAACCCTATTCCTGAGAAACGGCGAGAAACACTACCAGGAGTGACAACATGTACAGAATGCCAGGCCTTTATTGAACGTAAAAAACGCTAA
- a CDS encoding lytic transglycosylase domain-containing protein encodes MLSSTAFLAAATQCAASIHPSTAYDIASVESGFNPYAIAEILPQKERAPGSPGVISHQPTSREAAINITKRIAANGRRYSVGLMQITSTNFRHYGVTAEELFNPCVNLSVFERILTDCYRRGGSLKRALSCYYSGNFKSGQQPETAFKQTSYVQRIGYVVPSTHEELKRDTAVIQYPAAILRGDLTNKYPPVLPSAQYPNIVIRGDFSYEEK; translated from the coding sequence ATGCTTTCCTCCACAGCCTTTCTTGCTGCGGCAACGCAATGCGCCGCCAGCATTCATCCATCCACTGCCTATGATATTGCAAGCGTGGAATCCGGGTTTAACCCTTATGCCATCGCTGAAATTTTGCCGCAAAAAGAGAGAGCGCCCGGAAGTCCAGGCGTTATTTCTCATCAGCCCACCAGCCGGGAAGCGGCGATCAACATAACCAAAAGAATAGCGGCAAATGGTCGCCGCTATTCGGTCGGATTGATGCAAATAACCAGTACCAATTTCCGGCATTACGGCGTGACAGCCGAGGAGCTGTTTAATCCCTGTGTCAATCTGTCAGTCTTTGAGCGCATTCTCACCGACTGCTACCGCCGGGGCGGTTCGCTGAAAAGAGCGCTCAGTTGCTACTACTCCGGCAATTTTAAATCCGGCCAGCAACCGGAAACTGCTTTTAAGCAGACCAGCTACGTCCAGCGTATTGGTTATGTTGTCCCGTCAACACACGAAGAGCTCAAGCGCGATACTGCGGTTATTCAGTATCCAGCGGCAATATTGCGCGGTGACCTTACCAATAAATACCCACCTGTTTTGCCATCCGCACAATATCCCAACATCGTCATTCGCGGCGATTTCAGTTATGAGGAGAAATAA
- a CDS encoding TrbC/VirB2 family protein — protein sequence MHTLRYRSAVIFFLLSFQTMAAESGFSKASATLAYTSAGLLGLAGITITLATMWIGYKVLFDGKSLSDIRNVIIGAILIAGASGFGAYLAA from the coding sequence ATGCACACGCTCAGATACAGATCTGCCGTTATTTTCTTTCTTCTGTCCTTCCAGACCATGGCGGCTGAAAGTGGATTTAGTAAAGCCAGCGCAACACTGGCTTATACCTCCGCTGGCCTGCTGGGATTGGCAGGAATCACTATCACGCTGGCGACCATGTGGATAGGTTACAAAGTGTTGTTCGACGGCAAGAGCCTGAGCGATATACGCAACGTTATTATCGGGGCCATCCTGATAGCGGGGGCATCCGGATTTGGCGCCTACTTGGCCGCATAG
- a CDS encoding VirB4 family type IV secretion/conjugal transfer ATPase, translated as MATLNKALTRPAAIMGIPLVPFVIVSGVIVLLSVYISYYLALLLIPAWIEMKSKARTDIHYFALLWLAFKTRGRAITNKHFGANAILANHYDAVNVSEFINKMKLNERITLDKYIPYSSHIHPNVIRNRHGDLVATWELGGTVFECEDEHHLTLMVTHLNNVIRSYEGLPVTFYIHRIREKYQDAFAANSGIPFADEVARRYYQPLKEKPLWRHRLFFTVCYAPFSALEKKALQAQSPGERKTSLDDALKVMLEYHEALNTALSRYMATPLGAYEGESRVYSSQLAFYHRLITGKWQNVAVTHAPFYTTLGTADLFFTTDTAECQTVEGSRFFRSLEIKDYSPETYTGLLDALLYAESEYVLTQSFTCMARDEAQNHIRLAEKRLSSTADDAISQREELIVLRDLLQSGHVSCGKYHFSLLVSSTSAGQVVKETNALAQPFSDLGIMTTLSTLSLPAAYLAQLPGVYTLRPRLVAISSQNYADMAGLHNFHSHKRSGNPWGEAIAIMKSSGGGAYYLNLHDSQSGRDEFNEKTPGNTAIIGKTGSGKTLLMTMMKQLMQKYRNPETFSDSAIIKRLTTVYFDKDRAAEMSIRQMGGRYFRIRTGTPTGFNPFSLAPTRRNINFIKRLIRMLCSRNGKPLDPRDEERISTAVDTIMLDYPSEYRRYGITRLLEVLPEPPTKEARANGLRIRLKQWARGGEFGWVFDNEEDTFNINDIDNFGIDGTEFLDDDDIRGPITFYLLYRVTSLLDGRRLVMFMDEFWKWLADIEFSKFSLNMLKVIRKLNGIFIPATQSPDEIVRHPIAPAIIEQCSTQIFLANPKASYADYVEKMKVPESVYELVRKLDPGERYMLILKTPLRAGETRPFVAMAKMDLSGLGNITKLLSGNEDNLKIFDTIYHDGMQPAEWKDTFLQQAI; from the coding sequence ATGGCAACCCTGAACAAAGCACTGACACGACCCGCCGCCATTATGGGGATCCCCCTAGTACCGTTCGTTATCGTAAGTGGGGTCATCGTCCTGCTGTCGGTCTATATCAGCTATTACCTGGCATTACTGTTGATTCCGGCCTGGATAGAAATGAAATCAAAAGCCAGAACAGATATTCATTATTTTGCTCTGCTGTGGCTGGCCTTTAAGACTCGTGGCCGCGCCATCACCAATAAACATTTCGGCGCAAACGCCATTCTGGCAAACCATTATGACGCCGTTAATGTTTCGGAGTTTATCAACAAGATGAAATTAAACGAGCGCATCACGCTGGATAAATACATTCCGTACTCCTCACACATCCATCCTAACGTGATAAGAAATCGCCATGGCGATTTGGTCGCAACCTGGGAACTGGGCGGCACCGTTTTTGAGTGCGAGGATGAACATCACCTGACGTTGATGGTGACGCATCTCAATAACGTTATTCGTTCATATGAAGGGTTGCCAGTCACATTCTATATCCACCGCATCCGGGAGAAATATCAGGATGCATTTGCTGCCAACTCCGGCATTCCCTTTGCTGACGAGGTCGCGAGGCGCTATTACCAGCCGCTAAAGGAGAAGCCGCTCTGGCGACACCGGCTGTTTTTCACCGTCTGCTATGCGCCGTTCTCTGCACTGGAGAAAAAAGCCTTGCAAGCACAATCTCCCGGGGAGAGGAAAACATCACTGGATGATGCTCTAAAGGTGATGCTGGAATACCATGAAGCACTGAATACGGCGTTGTCGCGCTATATGGCTACACCGCTGGGCGCTTATGAGGGCGAGAGTCGTGTTTACTCCTCACAACTGGCTTTCTACCATCGCTTGATAACCGGCAAATGGCAGAATGTGGCAGTCACTCACGCGCCGTTTTACACAACTCTCGGCACGGCGGATCTCTTTTTTACTACCGACACGGCTGAATGCCAGACCGTTGAAGGCTCCCGATTCTTCCGCAGCCTGGAAATTAAAGATTACTCGCCGGAAACCTATACCGGGCTGCTGGATGCATTGCTCTATGCTGAAAGCGAATACGTGCTGACGCAGTCATTCACCTGCATGGCGAGGGATGAGGCGCAAAATCATATCCGGCTGGCGGAAAAGCGGCTAAGTTCAACGGCTGATGACGCCATTTCGCAACGTGAAGAGCTGATTGTATTGCGCGACTTGCTTCAGTCCGGGCATGTATCTTGCGGCAAATACCATTTTTCGCTGCTGGTATCATCGACAAGCGCCGGGCAGGTGGTAAAAGAGACCAACGCACTTGCACAACCTTTTAGCGATCTCGGGATCATGACGACCCTGTCAACATTATCCCTGCCCGCCGCTTATCTGGCCCAGCTTCCCGGCGTGTATACGCTGCGCCCCCGGTTAGTGGCGATAAGCAGTCAGAACTATGCAGATATGGCAGGCTTGCATAATTTCCACTCGCATAAACGCAGTGGTAATCCCTGGGGTGAAGCCATTGCCATCATGAAATCATCTGGCGGTGGCGCTTATTATCTGAACTTGCATGACAGCCAGTCCGGACGAGATGAATTCAACGAGAAGACACCAGGTAATACGGCGATCATTGGTAAAACAGGTTCCGGGAAGACTCTGCTGATGACGATGATGAAGCAACTTATGCAGAAGTACCGTAATCCAGAGACGTTCTCTGACTCGGCCATAATTAAGCGCCTGACCACTGTCTACTTTGATAAAGACCGGGCCGCAGAGATGTCGATTCGCCAGATGGGCGGGCGTTATTTCCGCATCCGTACTGGCACACCTACCGGATTTAACCCGTTTTCACTGGCTCCAACCCGGCGCAATATCAACTTTATCAAGCGGCTGATCCGCATGCTGTGCAGCCGCAACGGTAAGCCGCTTGATCCTCGCGACGAAGAGCGTATCAGCACCGCTGTTGACACCATTATGCTGGACTATCCGTCAGAATATCGGCGCTATGGCATTACCCGGTTGCTGGAGGTTTTGCCGGAACCGCCGACGAAAGAAGCGCGGGCAAACGGGTTGCGTATCCGCCTCAAGCAATGGGCACGGGGAGGTGAATTCGGCTGGGTTTTCGATAACGAAGAGGACACGTTTAACATCAACGATATTGATAATTTCGGCATTGATGGCACGGAGTTCCTTGATGATGACGACATACGCGGCCCCATCACTTTTTATTTGTTGTACCGCGTGACCAGCTTGCTGGATGGTCGCCGCCTGGTGATGTTCATGGATGAATTCTGGAAATGGCTGGCTGATATTGAGTTTTCTAAATTCTCTCTCAATATGCTCAAGGTGATCCGCAAACTTAACGGCATCTTCATTCCAGCCACACAGTCACCAGATGAAATCGTCAGGCACCCCATCGCCCCGGCGATTATAGAGCAGTGCAGCACGCAAATTTTCCTCGCTAACCCCAAAGCCAGCTATGCCGATTACGTCGAGAAAATGAAAGTGCCGGAGAGTGTTTATGAACTTGTCAGAAAACTGGACCCGGGCGAGCGTTATATGCTCATTCTCAAAACACCGTTACGCGCGGGTGAAACTCGCCCGTTTGTCGCAATGGCGAAAATGGACTTATCAGGTCTCGGCAACATCACCAAACTTCTGAGCGGCAATGAAGATAACCTGAAAATCTTTGACACTATCTATCACGATGGCATGCAACCTGCTGAATGGAAAGACACATTCCTGCAACAAGCAATCTGA
- a CDS encoding type IV secretion system protein, translating into MQTRTIFLALSLFFSTQAMSAGIPVFDAVGNAESIKQWIEELQQWKETVTHYKSQLDAYKKQLATATGVRDVQNFLQDAKSLKNDIDDLRKNGISLDDLLTNTSGSYSSELQHLYNKYKNFDICNQGNSSQRYLESCKQIVLNQAISIENTNDVQDKINSTLNDIEGLADRIANAKDAKESQDLANTVAAKSVQLNVLTSQWEMSVKQAEQRSALLTQQRQKAFNEQQLTAPVSDFNG; encoded by the coding sequence ATGCAGACCAGAACGATTTTTCTGGCGTTGTCGCTATTTTTTTCCACCCAGGCGATGAGCGCCGGGATCCCGGTATTTGATGCGGTTGGAAATGCCGAATCTATTAAGCAGTGGATTGAGGAACTCCAGCAGTGGAAGGAAACGGTCACTCACTATAAAAGCCAGCTCGACGCTTATAAAAAACAATTAGCCACGGCGACGGGCGTGCGGGATGTGCAAAATTTTCTACAAGACGCCAAAAGCCTGAAAAATGATATTGATGATCTTCGAAAGAATGGAATTTCGCTGGATGACCTACTGACCAACACAAGTGGCTCTTATTCTTCTGAGCTTCAACATTTATATAATAAATATAAAAACTTTGACATCTGTAATCAGGGAAATTCCTCGCAGCGTTATCTGGAAAGTTGCAAGCAAATCGTACTCAACCAAGCTATTTCGATTGAGAATACCAATGACGTGCAGGACAAAATTAATAGTACACTGAATGACATCGAGGGTTTAGCTGATCGCATAGCTAACGCGAAAGACGCCAAAGAATCACAGGATCTGGCTAATACTGTTGCAGCCAAAAGCGTGCAATTGAATGTCCTTACAAGCCAGTGGGAAATGTCGGTCAAACAAGCAGAACAACGTTCAGCCCTGCTAACCCAGCAGCGGCAAAAAGCATTCAATGAACAACAGCTCACAGCACCTGTTTCTGACTTTAATGGTTGA
- a CDS encoding EexN family lipoprotein: MRPSLYILPIISGLFFLAACDSPKSTQWYKSHQDELSTKYKECELSGEDSQDCKNAREARFELSQASAPVPDLN, translated from the coding sequence ATGAGACCATCACTTTATATTTTACCGATTATATCAGGCTTATTTTTTCTGGCGGCATGTGACAGCCCAAAATCAACACAATGGTATAAATCCCATCAGGATGAATTGAGCACTAAATATAAGGAGTGTGAATTATCCGGTGAGGATTCGCAGGATTGCAAAAATGCGCGAGAAGCACGATTTGAACTCAGCCAGGCAAGCGCACCGGTTCCCGATTTGAATTAA